GAGGGGTGATAAATGAGCAGTGAGAAGGCCGAAGGAAAAGAATTGTTTTCCCAACGCTTAGTCGCTGGCAAGCGAACGTATTTCTTTGACGTAAAAGAATCGCGGGAGGGCGTAAAGTTCTTAGTAATCACTGAATCAAGGCTGGTCGGGGAGAAGCGAGAACGCAGCAGCATAATGATTTTCCAAGAGCACTTGGCGGCATTTCTTGCAGCATTACAGGAAATTCTTGAAATCGCAGGATTTAGATTCAAAACTTATGACTTGCAAACCATACGCCAACACTATCCGAAGGCCTACGCAAAATGGGCAGAGGAAGAAGACAAACGCTTGACAGAAGAATATCAAGGTGGAAAAACGATTGAAGAACTCGCAAAGGCCTTTCAACGCAAGCCCAGTGCTATCCGTGCTCGTTTGAGAAAGCTAGGATTGCTAAAAGAGTAACCACTTAGCCGCTTTTCAGTTCTCGACACTGCTTAAGAAGAGATAGGGCTCTCTGAAGTCTCTCAAAGAGCTTGTGCGGGCCCACTCCTGGTGCATGAGGCTAGCTCATATATCGTTTCAATATGGCTACTCCACAGGACCTAGAAATCCAACCTAAAAAACTTCGAATGCTTTTCATTTGGCTTGCGACAGCCGCGCTAAGCGTACTTCCTTAATCCTCTCTACAATCCATTTTTCGGAGAAACCTAATTCACGCAACAAACAGCATTCAACTAAGATCTTTAACCTTTCGGTTATGTCGAACAACGTGATCGGATCCGCGGCCTTCTGCTTAAGTTCAGGGTCGTAATGTGTCAAATAGTTCCTCGTGTCAATCACGGTAGAAATAAAATGCTTGATGTCCTTTTTACCACCAATTATCCTGTTAGCTACGGCTATAAACATCTCACAAATATCCGCTAAGCGGGCGCGCAAGCTAACTTCGTTGCTATATTTGAACTTTTCCATCAGCCATTGACGCCACTGACTTGGAACCGAATCAGTAATTTCCTTGACGCGTTTTTGGTGTTCTTCCTCTGGCAACTCCTGTCCTCCTATCTTTAATCGGTGAAATGCTTCTAAAGCATGGACTATTGTGAGAAAGGCGAGTTCAATAGGCATTTCTGAGGCACGCAAAGTGGCTAAGTAAAGATTTGACACCGGCTCTAAACGAGTCTTTATGTCAAACCATTTACGCACAAAGAGTTCGAACTCGTTACAGATGTCGTTAAAATTGAAAAGCGGCCAATAAATATGAAGAAATGACCGATCAGATGATGCTCCCCGTGAGACCCCGTAAAGAATTTCTACTTCGCTGCCGCTTTCGCTAGTGTGTCCAACCACTTCAGTAGGAATAGCGGGGTATAACAATGCAAAACTCACAAGATCAAGCATTGTGTGCACCAACTTCCGACACTCATTATAAGGTCGCGGGGTAGGAGGAATAATTCTGAAGAAAGTCTTTCTTTGCAGGCATACCTCCCGCTGTATCCGCGATAATTTCGGACGCGTAATTCTAGCTTCTAATAGTACTTGCGTCCCATCGTCCAGAATAGCTTTAAAAGGTTCGGGTTCCTCAAACTCGATGCAAAACCTTTTGC
This is a stretch of genomic DNA from Methanomassiliicoccales archaeon. It encodes these proteins:
- a CDS encoding DUF3276 family protein; protein product: MSSEKAEGKELFSQRLVAGKRTYFFDVKESREGVKFLVITESRLVGEKRERSSIMIFQEHLAAFLAALQEILEIAGFRFKTYDLQTIRQHYPKAYAKWAEEEDKRLTEEYQGGKTIEELAKAFQRKPSAIRARLRKLGLLKE